In Mugil cephalus isolate CIBA_MC_2020 chromosome 11, CIBA_Mcephalus_1.1, whole genome shotgun sequence, the genomic window TGGTACTTTCCTCCATATAAACATGATTTAAAACCTTATGGTTTGTTTTAGTTGCATTTGCATCTTTGTATATTCATCGTTCTCTCGTCTTTCTTCACCTCAGGGTGCCAGTAACGCCCCTCTGATGGTGGGTCTGGCCTCAAGTGGTGTTGCAATATTCTGCAACATGATTTGCTCCAGTTTCTTCCCTTGGTAAGACACAATGCTGCTAAGGTGTCTCCTTGTTGTTGCATTTTATCAACCTTTGACCAGTTGTGTTGTCTCCGTGCAGGGGGAACATCATCAAGATTTCGTTTAAGAGGAAACGCTTTCTAATACATCTGAAACGTAAACATGTGAGTCACCGTgtcatttattacttttttttttaatatttcagggACTTGTTCTGAATATACTCTCGCTTTTAATTGCTCTACACACCCGACTGGTAAATCTCTTTCCCTGATTTATGCACAactttttcattctttccttgTGCTTCTTCATGAAACAAgtaataaatcataaaaaaaaaataacagaatggATTGTTTTGCAGCTTTGCAACTCATACAACTGCAACTTAAGCAGCTCAGGTTCCACAGCAGAGATGATGCGACCTTGAGCGTTGGAGCTGCATTATTAAAGAGTAGAAATAACCAGACCGTGCACGTTGCAGGGTGAGACCCAGGACTGTGAGGTGTCTCTGGCTCTGCCTTGTCCGAAGACTTGTAAAAACCTGTGGCGCTCCTGCGTGGATCAtcactctttcttctcctctaacCGGAATACCAGGAGCCCcaaatacaacaacagcacaattcAGTCCTACAGAAAACTCATAACACAACACCTGGGCCTCAGCCACAGCAAAACCGAGGGGTGAGGTTTTGATTTGCTGTACATATTTACACACTCTCACCAAAAATGCAGAGATTTTCCAAGtgtcttttcctcctcatgCTTCAGTGGTCCAGTGTGCCAGCGCGTGGTTGGAGGGATGGTGTGGAACCCAGTCCTGCCGAGGTCAGTTTCCTCAGAGCATCTCGAGACCAAGAGTCTGCCCTCAAGATCGCCCCCAACTACCCCCAACTGGTAAGACCACCAGCATCAACGTTTTGGCTTCTGATGTTGTCTGAATAAATCCATTGCTGCTCTTCTTGAAGTCAGAACCCTCCGCTTTCTCTGACAGGCGCAGTCCTCGGGTTCGCCACGGCATCCGCAAGCCTCGCCCGTCCTCGGTGGAGCTGACCAACGACCTGAAAGACATGTCGGAGGGCGAGGACGTCTTCTACACGTACAGGGCATCTATGGGCAGCAGCAAGGACAGCGAAGGAGACGCGTCGCCTCACCGGTCAGTATCAGttacaggagaaacagatacgAGTCCAACTCAACAATCCTGCTGTAAATCCAGCCTCAACGTGTTGCTAATGCACATAGACACAAGTGCACAAGACACTCAGTAAATATCCATTTAATCTCTTTCAGCCATTCTGGCTCTCACAACCAGGGACCAAATGATGGTTTGTTGCAACATGATGACAGTATAGGAGACGACGACAGCTTACCTCACTATGATAAGGTCCGTTACCCCATCATCAACTCTAAATATGCCTATTACATGCATGTGCATTCATGGTCAGTGTGTTTATCACGAGTATTTGTCTGTGCAGGGTGCTCTCGGAGACGGGGACTTGATGCTAATATGTCTCAGCCCCGATCATGAGGGCAAGTTTGGCTTTAATGTTAAAGTAGGTCTCTTCGTTACACTCTGTCTGTGCCTGTTACTCTCACCACacctgaatattttattaataacacACTTGTACCGATAATCCTCTACTTATGAACTAACTCTCTGTTTAATTTTGTAACTCCTCCCAGGGTGGAGTGGACCAGAAGATGCCTCTAGCCATATCCCACGTTAAACCTGACTCGCCGGTAAGAACGGACTCTGACATGTTTGGTATCTCGGTGTTGTGTCAAAATATGATATGAATGTAAACACAGAACAGGCAAACACAGACTGGTGGATGGATATCTCCCCAGATATACAGGacaaaaacagagctgcagcgAGCAGTCAGTACATTGATTAGCCGAAAATGAATGGTCAACTACTTTGATGATTCATTATTTGGCCCTTTTTCAAGCAGAAATGACAATAATCCTGGTGTGAGCTTTTTAAGTAGGAGGAGGATTTGACTGGAGTAATATATGGGATAATGAGCAATAAGTGCTTGTGAGAATAAATATTTTGGCGAATCCAGACAATGACGGTGGTGGAGAGAGGCCGATGCAGATGGGGAGTCTGAAAGGCAGAATGAGAGACTTGCAGTGAACTGAAAAAACTCTGTCTTGATTGACTTGGAGAATTCAGGCAAACAGGTCATTGGAGGACAAGAGTGGTGACGTTGAAATTGAGAATAAATGATTTTGACAGAGTGGGAATGGATGTGAGTGGAACAGCAGGAATAGTCTAAATTGACGACGGAGGGATAGAGACTCGGTTTGTTATGGAGATTTTTAATATCTTCAGACTAGACCAGAtaatttgtctgttatttaaaatgatttataatCTCAACTAATTGTTACCAGTGCCCATCAGTTAAagtattttaatcttttattctcAActacgtccattctctgatgagtcacaactgttttggaggcacaagggagatctgcACAATGTTAGAAAGGAATATTAGGATTAATTGTTACTCATTAGCTGACGCATACCATGATGAAGTTACAAGTTTTAAATCATCCTTTTGTTGTTTGCAGGCAGGTCGCTGTGAACCCAAACTCCTTGAGGGCGACCTGGTGGTTCTCATCAACGGTCGAGACATTTCCGAACACACACATGACCAGGTCGTCATGTTCATACGAGCCAGCAGGGAGTCGCACTCCAGAGAGCTGGCTTTGCTTATCAGACGTAAaggtgggtgtgggtgtgggtgtgtagCCTCCGAGATGAAACCGCTTGGGATCTGCGCGTGTGCTCCATCTGacacttttaaaaatgaatattcatCACAGCCTTGACCGTCCTTGTTATCCAGGTCCTGGCCGGACGGCACCCCTGCTGCAGCTACCTCCCGCCCTCACACTCACCGTCCAGACGCAGGAGGACAAGCGACTTTCGCCCGGCCATTCGCCCGGCCATTCGGAGCGGGTCACAACTCTGGAGGAATCCATGAGACAGCTGGAGAGAGGGATACAGTCTGGCACACTTTGTTTCCATTTTGAGGTATTGGgagtctatatatatatatattcatacacaagactaaaaactttatttttaaagcaggATTTAGTTTGTCCCGCTCGGTTATACGGTGGATCCTAATGAGCTTTttaagagtattttttttttcttttcttttttttttctgggagaCAGATGTTGGCCCTAATCTTCTCTTGGACTCTGTTCATGACGATCTAAAGCAAAGATGCTGTGACTGGAATTCAGTTCtcgtttgtgtttatttccgtgtgtgtttttaacgctcgtgtttgtgttttgtagaaTTTATACAGGAGGAAGCCCGGTTTGTTGCTGAGCTGTGCTCACCTCCCCGAGAACATGGACAAGAATCGATATAAGGATGTTTTGCCTTGTaagtaccccccccccccccccccccccccaaccctcgACCCCCTCCCGCCCCCGACCTGTTCTCACCTTGATCTGGAACTCGCTGCTGTGGTGCCTCATGAAATTTAATTGGCTGCTGCTGAGGTGGGTTGACAGCTCCGTTATGACCCTCAcaagctgctctgctgctctccctTCAGATGACGCCACCAGGGTGGTGCTGCGGGGTCACGAGGACTACATCAACGCCAGCCACATCACGGTGAGCATCTCCGATATGAAGCCGCTCGTCTCGACCCCGTCTGACATTTAACGGAAAACTCAtcctgtgctgtgtttgtgcgcgtgtgtttatttgtgcgtCCCTTAGGTGGCGCCCCCAGTGTCTGGTGTATGTTTACGTTACATTGCAGCTCAGGGTCCATTGCCACAGACCTGCACTCACTTCTGGCAGACTGTTTGGGagcaacagacacacaccatcATCATGCTTACAACTCTAACAGAGAGGGGACGGGTATACACACTTCTTTACTTTCATTCTTTCATAAACGGAGACGGATTTAAAGGAATGTCAACGAGTGTTCAGAGATACACGGCTCAGTAGCAGTGATTCATTAACTGTGTGATTACTGCGGCACTACTAGCACGTTATTGCGCCgcgtttcatgttttaatttgataCACAATCACTGTAATTAGAGGGTTCAGCTGTgatgtttgcacacacacaaaaaaaaaaatgaaatcaattgGCACAGTTGTGAGTAATTACGGGGTTTCACAGGGTGTAGGGAACAGATAATGTGTGAGCAGGATGCCGATGAGATAAATGATTCGAGGGTGAACACACATCCAGCGAGAAACACAGGCAGTGAGATATCAAGGTCCTGCTGAACGagcgtgtctctgtctcagcttGCCTGTTGCCTGGTAACCAGATGTTCGCATTAATTGATCATTTTGCTGATATTAGTCAAGTGTCCTGAGTTCCTCTCTAGTTGAGGATCGCACACGCACgcattgacttttttttttaagtacgcATCCTGCTCTTGATAAATTGCTTTTGTTCCCCAGTCCGTCGGGTGGAACATGCCTGTTGAATAGGAGTTTGATTTCTCGAGAACAGAGCACAGGCGATGTAGCAGCAGGAGTAGTAAACTGTACCCTGACCGATGACTCATGTCAGAAGTAATGTAATTTGTCGGTGATGTCATACGCTTTGCAGACCAAGTGCCACCAGTACTGGCCTCATCCGCCGGAAGCAAAGGACTACGGGTACATGCGGGTGAAGTGTCACTCGGAGGAGTGTAATCTGGCGTATGTGACGCGACAGTtcaccctgacacacacacaggtacagtAGCAGACGGAGCTGCAGTAATCACTCAGCTGGTTTGTTATTCATAAGAGCCCTCTAGCCACGTTTAACACTGGTGCCACAGTCTTGTGTCTCCGAGTTGTGTTGGAGTTGCAATAAAAATATGAGATGAATGTAAACTGGTGGATAGATATCTTCCCAGAAATACTGGATAAAAATAGATCTGTGACGATTACGTGATGCAccaactttttaaatgtaaggACTCTGTTAAtgctgtctctgtttttttttttttttttttactgctggcTGAGAAGAACAATTGTCTTGTGACACAGATGGATATAGACAAGATCATGAGATCATATAGCTGGAGGGGGGACTATAAACTGAAGTTAAAGTCCTGCGTCCTTCGCTCCATGTCGTGCCATCTCTTTCACCGCATGACTTTGAGTCACTGGCACTATCAAACAAAGGCATAAAGAGTAGCTTTTATCTTCAAGCTGTGCGCTTTTAACCAAACCACAGTGGTTTAGAGCAGTCAGGGCTCTGTGaggagcacaggtgtcaaacatacggcccacaAGCCAGAAGCAGCCCATCAGAGGGTCTATTCTGGCCCGTGGCATcaatttgcaaagtgcgaaaattacatagaagactgaaatttgtcaatgaaaataactgtgtCCACAGTTTTAGTCagagacagaacacaacacagagcctggactgaacagcagacagcagtgTGCCCAAATTACCCTTATCTCTcttaagaaatttaatttttaattaaatttaaacattctcctaatttacttgttcttttttttgctcttaAACAAATGGAGTAAagagtaaaaagtaaaagtaaaaagtaaaaattaactGGGCCGTATGCGGCCCCTCTAAACTAAAGTGAGTTTGACTGTCCTGGTGTAGAGGCTTCTGTAACAGACGCATTTGTTCAttgaaagaacagaaaagaacgGCACCGAAGGCTTTTCTtggtggaaaagatgttttCCATCTGTGGTGCTCTTCTTCTACAACATGGACATTAGCCCATGACTCTAAGAGGCAGATGGTTCTTTCTGTCACCCGTCCAATCAAGTACTTATTAATTGAGCCATTTATGAACGATTTTCTTTAATCTTTCCAAATGTCATAATTTACTGCTGTTCTCTTAGTATTAATCGTAAATTGCCCAAGAGATTGTGATGGTATTTTGTGAAACCTAACAATAAAAATTATTGAAAAATTAAAcgttaattaaaaatgaaacatgagagAAGCATGATCACATTAACGCAACATGGAGCGTACATGTTCGTATGTTGCAGCGGCATGTTTACGCCATATGCCACGTAGCGGAGTTCACCACGGGCAGCAGCCACTCCTGGCAAACTCACCGCGTCCAACATGCACTCACATCCGCGTGGGTGGTTTGGTCCTCATGTGTGCGTGGGTGGGCATGTGCATTATTAACCAATACTGCCGCCCTTGTCTGTGCGCGTCGGGTGTGGCGCGCGAGCCTTTCTGAGAAGTTTATCTGTGATGTTGTAGTGTGGATGGCAGATTACCAGATTAGAGGTGCTGTCTTCCACATCAACGTTCACGGCGAGCAggtaaataaacagataaagcTCAAGGAGGCATGAAGTatgaacgcacacacatgcatacacagaTACTGCTGTGTGGGCCCATCTGTTCCTCTGGCGGAGCGAGTTAATCCCTGCGTGGAGTCACAGGCCACATGCCCATTATAAACTCTAAACTCAGCCGTTCTCCTCCCTgccttcacagtttgtttttttttttttctagctctGGTCTTTTCCTATCTCCACCCCACCTGTTTTCATCTCTGTGTGTCCCTCTTCTCTTCCTAATCTCGGTGTCACCTCTGAGTCACGTGCCCCCTTTTTCCTCTGCGccctctgttgtgtttcagccTGTTTGTCATGTGGGTGATACATCTCCCAAAGGTTACGCGTTTATCATGTTGTATACCGGTAAAGCAGAAGACTAATTATCTCACGGTACctgcctctttgtgtgtttttcggTCTCTGCGTGCCCCGTGTGCCCAGCTGGGTGAGGAACGAGCTGTCACACACCTGCAGTATGTCGCGTGGCCGGACCACGGCGTACCCGACGACCCTTCAGACTTCCTGCTGTTCATCAGCTCGGTCAGGGAGCGGAGGAGAGGTGAAGAGCCTCTAATGGTACACTGCAggtaacgcacacacacatgcaccagaTATACTACCATACAGTACCAGTATATCTGCTGTGCGACTAAAGccgtgtttgttttgaattCTCAGCGCTGGGATTGGACGGACAGGCGTTCTGATCACCATGGAAACGGCGCTGACTCTGTTGGACGAGGGTCGGCCGGTGTTCCCGCTGGACATTGTCAGAACACTCAGAGACCAGCGAGCCATGATGGTTCAGACCACGGTACAAAGAAATAGAAGGAAAACAGAGCGGCCGCAGCGGCTGGTCTCTGCCGCACAAATATCTTCACTTTGCTTGTAGCTTGAGAGATTCGGTGGGTGTGTTCGATGGCACCGCAGGCCTTTGATTATGAGGAAGTCGAGTGATTTTCTCCTAAAAATTAGTCACTTTATGAATCATCACAGGAGTTTTCAGACCAGTAGAGGAGACGCTGCGACTTTCACATTTCCCAGAGTTACCTTTGAAATGCCGTAGACGTCTGTGGGGTCGTGGCCGTCTACGACCGTCGTTAATTTACAAAAAACTGTGACTGGCGTGGTATTTCAGTGAAGGCTGACGGTGAGCAGCTCCGCCGGAGCACGCTGCTGGAGAGGAAAGTGTTACTCGTCGCTTCGTTAGGAGGTAGTGCTGGGAACGTGGCAGCCCTCCAGTCACAAGGTTTCTGCCGCTGCTACCGCCGTCACCCTTATTTTGAAAGGAGATCTCTGAGGCTCTGTGTGGCTGACGTTTTTCTGCTGATGGAAACCTTCCTCTGGTTTCTCCTCGTGTTTGTGTATCGCTAATGGAAACATGCACAGTCAGAGGACGTTTTCTAATGTTAAGGATAAGGCGTTGTGGTGTTTACGTTTTCAAGTCccatgaatgtgtgaatgtcCACCTTTCAGCATTTTCTAAACCATTAGTGGCACAACCTTAGAGTTCATTTAGGAGCCATTTAGGAGCTTCCAGCAGTATCACACCGTCTACTGCACATTAGCAAATATTTGATCATTTGTTGATTTATTGACACAGCTTTGTTATTCGGTCACTAacagtattttctttgtgtttcagtgtcagttccagtttgtgtgtgaggcaATCCTGCAAGTctacaaagagaaacaggagaaaactAAAGCCCCGTAACCCCACCCAGCAACAGGACCAGAACAGACTcacttttctccctctgctcctaGTAGGAAGCGACTCCTGCAGAGGAACCCACAGAGCTATCTAAGATTAACTTCTCTCATGCTTATAAGGCTGGGACCCAGACTGGATAATGAAAGTATAACTAGCGCCACAGCACAGCTTTCTGTGATCTGTGAGAATATCAATCTTTCACCTAGTCGGCCTTAGTTTTTGCTGAAAGTGCATTAAGCTTATAGAGGCTGCCGTCTCCATAGAGACTGATGAAAGACTGAGGTGAGCTGCTAATACCTGTACAAGAGACCACTCAGGGGTGGCGACTCTGCTTATTAAGCTACATGTGCCTTAGACCGAGGATCGTTGTAATCTGTAGTTTCATCTGACTGGCTGACTTTGGATCACTACAGCAGATACAGTAAGGTCATGGTTGTGCAGCACTGCACGTCGTCTAACAGAGGAGCACCAAATTCACCATTCATCACTCTTAAATTATTacaacactaaataaacacattgaTTTATACCAGCGTGTCTGCTCTGTAATTTCTTCCACCTTTTGTACGTTATAAATTAGATCATTACACGTTGAGGTTCTTTCACACGTTTCCTTCAAGCTGCTCGCTGAAGTAAAGAGTGGTGTGCTTGTTTAACCTTCAGTCTAGTGCTTCTAAAGCTGGCATCCTGTTAGTGGAACTATCTCGGCATCGCAAATCAGCCCAAACACTCTGGTTATGACAAAATACTGGCTAAAAATAAGATGGTAGAGGGAAATGTAACACCGCTGTAAGGACTGCGGTGTTCCTGCAGGTTCATCACGATGATTTTATTGTAGGACGAATCCCTCACGGCTTTCATAACGCTACAGTATAATGCGGGTAttaacaaagtggaaaaaccgAGCTCATCATTTCACTGGGAAATTACATTAGAGATATTCAGAACCAACAAACCGACCGAAAAACAAGACGTATTgtagcagcagaggaggaataAGGCTGTGGTATAAGCcagatgaaatttaaatgattcTCAAGGACTGGAAGGGGCCCCTTAACAATA contains:
- the ptpn3 gene encoding tyrosine-protein phosphatase non-receptor type 3, whose product is MPKPDLLCLVQLLDGTIETFRVSKQDEGVVLLDLVCDHLGLQERQLFSLQIRESSTAIASIPANKHSPRWLEPEKPLKKQIKGLASPFYLNLRVRFFISDPNSLQHEQTRHLYFLQIRSDIREGRLQCPLSAAVVLASYAVQSEMGDHCPSRLPGYLSKCHFIPEQDEDFVSKVEDLHPQHKGLKQCEAELCFLNTARTLELYGVELHAAVGASNAPLMVGLASSGVAIFCNMICSSFFPWGNIIKISFKRKRFLIHLKRKHGETQDCEVSLALPCPKTCKNLWRSCVDHHSFFSSNRNTRSPKYNNSTIQSYRKLITQHLGLSHSKTEGGPVCQRVVGGMVWNPVLPRSVSSEHLETKSLPSRSPPTTPNWRSPRVRHGIRKPRPSSVELTNDLKDMSEGEDVFYTYRASMGSSKDSEGDASPHRHSGSHNQGPNDGLLQHDDSIGDDDSLPHYDKGALGDGDLMLICLSPDHEGKFGFNVKGGVDQKMPLAISHVKPDSPAGRCEPKLLEGDLVVLINGRDISEHTHDQVVMFIRASRESHSRELALLIRRKGPGRTAPLLQLPPALTLTVQTQEDKRLSPGHSPGHSERVTTLEESMRQLERGIQSGTLCFHFENLYRRKPGLLLSCAHLPENMDKNRYKDVLPYDATRVVLRGHEDYINASHITVAPPVSGVCLRYIAAQGPLPQTCTHFWQTVWEQQTHTIIMLTTLTERGRTKCHQYWPHPPEAKDYGYMRVKCHSEECNLAYVTRQFTLTHTQLGEERAVTHLQYVAWPDHGVPDDPSDFLLFISSVRERRRGEEPLMVHCSAGIGRTGVLITMETALTLLDEGRPVFPLDIVRTLRDQRAMMVQTTCQFQFVCEAILQVYKEKQEKTKAP